From Oncorhynchus tshawytscha isolate Ot180627B linkage group LG27, Otsh_v2.0, whole genome shotgun sequence, a single genomic window includes:
- the LOC112226127 gene encoding interferon-induced very large GTPase 1 isoform X6: MCRLHLQDKYQDKLTTADFLNIGSSAQHQHEPQTENKLAHTFLQRLLMLDYRARYIPVRDENSEMHDTNDNRNDNAETEESAFDALFNKNTVSGDLKRNTHVHPMDVQMAVFHCSDSFLRQFMVTKLSLCQYALPLLVPNPFTKEIECPLWTFRQIRKTWKSTNDSNIVTSQSMPIYKAETPMVSFFRLGSVSSSKSQLMSNLINQRHSTFFHRHCPGSSKTCLLMDGVVEIAWYCPAGKPNDIFTDCVAFCNLHGDAIAKEIQRDRLIEKASVNVILLPSLGKGDKSMAIVQELFKSSKPLICLLTEEDSVATEIKKGKYKMGLRDRNQSDVSEELKRIIRNNLSRPCCSFKLEDMAEYSGFRVDEDDEDCQVGKTNALQITDLLKEMELSKIKEEFLPCQGRMWHDWCQKNKDLYRLQGNLEMERSKIEHEMMQIRHHQHQVAFTELMQMFITSLRSLGEKEKSYFLKWVGILLDDLSSDELSDLHHKYDEKWSKVLALKKKHDKSEQLKMRQMELEKISEKLQAATFGFEHILREMGQIYEAHASVARQSKGESEVTVSYLPELAAELMISGHPMELMDGDAAHVPLMWINGVLDEVINKLGDQRVFVLSILGIQSTGKSTMLNAMFGLQFAVSAGRCTRGAFMQLVKVTEEMKDDFRFDYVLVIDTEGLRALELAGKATVHHDNELATFVIGLGNMTLINIFGENPAEMQDIIQIAVQAFMRMKKVNLSPSCVFVHQNVGDIMAGEKNMEGKRRLQDKLDEMTQLAAKEEDSNAECFSDVIAFDIQRDVKYFSQLWEGSPPMAPPNPCYSENVQELRKTILSKTSRSFGMTLSQFKSRIQDLWNALLTENFVFSFKNTLEIAVYRKLEIQYGKWIWALRSAMLTIENQLHNRIENGKLHMVERHYLVEEMRKTREEVDKSMEKYFDEDRDKEMLIQWRGRFQTKMCEFYDELVKGAKRKIEEVIQQRDARKKLDDKKTQYENKLFQKSKELASKLKDKAKDEKQLENEFNTLWGVWVAELTNDTPSIMDINILDDVTCILGEMGYELSLVHDRKSCGMYREICTLGSYLNYAIVSKHQDLFNDDQHSRDAQRKPNNDQLKKNNVWGAFKSFLGFKSPENKTIGQIGPSNILTYTDQELIRAFTNDVDKQSQMIIETKPIEKMGYNDSYMQEIATHVKESVKEFESKIRKYAFKKEFTIDLSLHVCELAGSKLADSHSKFRSNNDALTYLEQKRPQYNKIFKRYCKGSSSAAVLGELICNTLKESIVQAVYDQTAIDLAGEMQLSHPPFSGNRSNMENHILISLAEKENFDKFMTYIHNPRKHFEKFIREGVEKYMLTERSKVLALIEGNITAKEQRVSHALHTATKTVKNRNGDTNMWLKELSSALKDELKFVENHFSDFCDITDFDFLEEEVRKDLANRIIEINRSLSNVSLLAMKQFRERPGEILIKHFCDCCWVQCPFCKAICTNTMKGHKPKDHNVPFHRSKGIKGMHFRNTVEFSIDFCTTSVASNGRFYPSHESEDKYLWKEYRKAGPRFADWSITPDLSELPYWKWFVCRFQEDLERYYDLKFQGRGEIPIEWRKFTKQQAIESLK, translated from the coding sequence ATGTGTAGACTTCACCTTCAAGATAAATATCAAGATAAGTTGACAACTGCAGACTTCCTGAACATTGGCTCTTCTGCTCAACATCAACATGAACCCCAAACAGAGAACAAACTTGCTCATACTTTCCTACAAAGGTTATTGATGCTGGACTACAGAGCCAGGTACATTCCTGTAAGAGATGAGAATAGTGAGATGCATGACACAAATGACAACAGAAATGATAATGCAGAAACAGAAGAAAGTGCCTTCGATGCCCTTTTCAACAAGAACACAGTCTCTGGTGATTTAAAGAGGAACACGCATGTTCACCCAATGGACGTCCAGATGGCAGTGTTTCACTGTTCAGACAGTTTCCTTCGGCAGTTCATGGTCACAAAGCTGTCCTTGTGTCAGTATGCCTTGCCTTTGCTTGTGCCAAATCCATTCACCAAAGAGATTGAATGCCCTTTGTGGACATTTCGACAAATCAGAAAAACCTGGAAGTCCACCAATGACTCTAATATAGTCACCAGCCAAAGTATGCCTATTTACAAGGCAGAAACACCAATGGTGTCATTCTTTAGGCTTGGTTCTGTGTCCTCATCTAAATCCCAGCTGATGAGCAACCTGATCAACCAACGTCACAGCACATTCTTCCACAGACACTGTCCAGGAAGCAGTAAAACCTGCCTCCTAATGGATGGGGTGGTAGAGATTGCATGGTATTGTCCTGCTGGGAAGCCCAATGATATTTTCACTGATTGTGTTGCATTCTGTAATCTCCATGGTGACGCAATTGCGAAAGAAATTCAGCGTGACAGACTGATTGAAAAAGCCTCAGTCAATGTTATCCTTTTACCAAGTCTTGGAAAAGGCGACAAAAGTATGGCAATCGTGCAGGAGCTGTTCAAGTCTTCTAAACCTCTGATATGTCTGCTCACTGAAGAGGATTCTGTTGCAACTGAAATTAAAAAGGGAAAGTACAAAATGGGTTTGAGAGACAGAAATCAGTCAGATGTGTCTGAGGAACTAAAAAGGATCATTAGAAATAATTTGTCAAGACCATGTTGCTCCTTCAAACTTGAGGACATGGCAGAGTACTCAGGGTTTAGAGTAGATGAGGATGATGAAGATTGCCAAGTAGGGAAGACTAATGCTCTGCAGATAACAGATCTGCTTAAGGAAATGGAACTGTCCAAGATCAAAGAAGAATTTCTTCCATGTCAAGGTAGGATGTGGCATGATTGGTGTCAAAAAAATAAAGACCTTTATCGTCTCCAAGGGAATCTAGAGATGGAAAGAAGTAAAATAGAACATGAAATGATGCAAATTCGACACCATCAACATCAAGTTGCCTTTACTGAACTCATGCAGATGTTTATCACAAGTCTACGATCTCTGGGAGAAAAAGAAAAATCATATTTCCTCAAGTGGGTAGGGATACTACTGGATGACCTGTCCTCAGATGAGCTCTCAGACCTTCATCACAAATATGATGAAAAGTGGTCCAAGGTCCTGGCTTTGAAAAAGAAgcatgataaatcagagcaactGAAAATGAGACAAATGGAGCTGGAAAAAATATCAGAGAAGCTGCAAGCAGCAACCTTCGGATTTGAACACATTCTGAGGGAAATGGGACAGATCTATGAAGCCCATGCATCTGTGGCCAGGCAAAGCAAAGGAGAAAGTGAGGTGACCGTGTCTTACCTTCCAGAGCTCGCGGCAGAACTTATGATATCGGGACACCCAATGGAACTAATGGATGGTGACGCAGCTCATGTGCCACTGATGTGGATTAATGGGGTTTTAGATGAAGTTATCAACAAACTAGGAGATCAGAGAGTTTTTGTTTTGTCCATTTTGGGAATCCAGAGCACTGGGAAATCTACAATGCTGAATGCAATGTTTGGACTGCAATTCGCAGTAAGTGCTGGAAGGTGTACCAGAGGTGCTTTCATGCAACTGGTGAAAGTGACCGAGGAGATGAAAGATGACTTTAGGTTTGACTATGTTCTTGTTATTGACACTGAGGGACTTCGAGCTTTAGAGTTGGCAGGAAAGGCAACAGTGCACCATGACAATGAACTTGCAACTTTTGTCATTGGCCTTGGAAACATGACCTTGATCAACATATTTGGAGAGAATCCTGCTGAGATGCAGGACATCATTCAGATAGCTGTTCAGGCCTTCATGAGGATGAAGAAAGTTAATCTGTCTCCaagttgtgtgtttgtgcaccaGAATGTTGGAGACATCATGGCTGGAGAGAAAAACATGGAGGGAAAGAGGCGCTTACAGGACAAACTAGACGAGATGACCCAGTTAGCTGCCAAAGAAGAGGACAGTAATGCAGAGTGTTTCAGCGATGTCATTGCATTTGACATACAAAGAGATGTGAAATACTTTTCCCAGCTGTGGGAGGGCAGCCCACCCATGGCCCCACCAAACCCATGTTACAGTGAGAATGTCCAGGAGCTAAGGAAAACAATCCTCTCTAAAACATCGAGGTCTTTTGGCATGACATTATCACAGTTCAAAAGCCGTATCCAAGACCTTTGGAATGCACTGCTGACTGAAAACTTTGTGTTCAGCTTCAAAAACACACTAGAAATTGCAGTTTACAGAAAACTTGAGATTCAGTATGGAAAATGGATCTGGGCTCTCAGGAGTGCCATGCTAACCATTGAAAATCAACTGCACAATCGAATCGAAAATGGAAAACTTCACATGGTTGAGAGACATTACCTTGTTGAAGAAATGAGAAAGACCCGTGAAGAAGTGGACAAATCAATGGAAAAGTACTTTGATgaagacagagataaagaaaTGTTGATTCAGTGGCGAGGGAGATTTCAAACCAAAATGTGTGAGTTTTATGATGAACTTGTGAAGGGAGCAAAAAGAAAGATAGAGGAGGTTATTCAGCAGAGGGATGCGCGCAAAAAGCTGGATGACAAGAAGACACAGTATGAAAACAAGCTCTTCCAAAAGAGCAAAGAACTTGCCTCAAAACTGAAGGACAAGGCAAAGGATGAAAAACAACTTGAGAATGAATTCAATACTCTTTGGGGGGTGTGGGTTGCCGAGTTGACCAATGATACACCTTCCATTATGGACATAAACATATTGGATGATGTGACTTGTATCCTTGGAGAGATGGGTTATGAATTGTCTCTTGTACATGATCGGAAAAGTTGCGGAATGTACCGTGAGATTTGTACCTTGGGGAGTTATTTGAACTATGCAATTGTATCCAAGCACCAAGATCTTTTTAATGACGATCAGCACTCAAGAGATGCTCAAAGGAAGCCAAACAATGACCAATTGAAGAAAAATAATGTGTGGGGTGCTTTTAAGAGTTTTTTGGGGTTTAAGTCTCCAGAGAACAAGACAATTGGCCAGATTGGTCCAAGCAACATTCTAACATACACAGATCAGGAATTGATAAGAGCATTCACCAATGATGTTGACAAACAAAGCCAGATGATAATCGAGACAAAGCCCATAGAAAAGATGGGATACAATGACAGTTACATGCAAGAAATAGCAACTCATGTCAAAGAAAGCGTGAAGGAATTTGAATCAAAGATTAGAAAATATGCATTCAAAAAGGAGTTTACGATTGATCTTTCACTTCATGTGTGTGAGCTTGCAGGAAGTAAGTTAGCAGATTCCCATAGCAAATTCAGAAGCAACAATGATGCCCTTACTTACCTGGAGCAGAAGAGGCCACAGTACAACAAGATTTTCAAGAGATACTGCAAAGGTTCCTCATCTGCAGCTGTGCTTGGTGAGTTAATTTGCAACACACTGAAAGAATCGATTGTACAGGCGGTCTATGACCAGACGGCCATTGACTTGGCTGGAGAAATGCAATTAAGTCACCCACCATTCAGTGGAAACAGGTCTAACATGGAGAACCACATCCTGATATCACTGGCGGAGAAGGAGAACTTTGACAAGTTCATGACCTACATTCACAACCCACGGAAACACTTTGAGAAATTTAttagagagggtgtagagaaaTACATGCTCACAGAAAGGTCCAAAGTCCTTGCCTTGATTGAAGGGAACATAACAGCTAAAGAGCAGCGTGTGAGCCATGCATTGCATACAGCAACAAAGACGGTCAAAAACAGGAATGGAGACACCAACATGTGGCTTAAAGAGCTTTCCAGTGCTCTAAAAGATGAGCTGAAATTTGTTGAAAATCATTTCAGTGATTTCTGTGACATAACTGACTTTGACTTCCTCGAAGAAGAGGTAAGGAAAGATCTTGCCAACAGAATCATAGAGATCAACAGAAGCCTCAGCAATGTATCACTCCTGGCCATGAAGCAGTTCAGGGAGAGGCCAGGTGAGATTCTGATCAAACACTTTTGTGATTGCTGCTGGGTACAGTGTCCCTTCTGTAAAGCCATTTGCACAAACACCATGAAGGGGCACAAACCGAAGGATCACAATGTCCCCTTTCATCGCTCTAAAGGAATCAAAGGAATGCACTTcagaaacacagtagaatttAGCATTGATTTTTGTACAACTTCAGTAGCAAGTAATGGCCGGTTTTACCCATCCCATGAATCAGAGGATAAATATCTTTGGAAAGAATACAGAAAAGCTGGCCCAAGATTTGCTGATTGGAGCATCACACCAGACCTCTCTGAACTTCCGTACTGGAAGTGGTTTGTTTGTCGATTTCAAGAAGATCTGGAAAGGTATTATGACCTAAAATTCCAGGGCAGAGGTGAAATTCCAATAGAATGGAGGAAGTTCACAAAACAGCAAGCTATTGAAAGCTTAAAGTAA
- the LOC112226127 gene encoding interferon-induced very large GTPase 1 isoform X5, which translates to METGENKEMETETEDALDPSSECTYQGEEHQLFLQLEPEALDITDSESQHSDQRDDKTTKTDEEKTEITTISSNFPQSSKKVPDNLPEDGVANKEKEEEKILKEIGGGLIQKNIPENRQLAKVAELMCRLHLQDKYQDKLTTADFLNIGSSAQHQHEPQTENKLAHTFLQRLLMLDYRARYIPVRDENSEMHDTNDNRNDNAETEESAFDALFNKNTVSGDLKRNTHVHPMDVQMAVFHCSDSFLRQFMVTKLSLCQYALPLLVPNPFTKEIECPLWTFRQIRKTWKSTNDSNIVTSQSMPIYKAETPMVSFFRLGSVSSSKSQLMSNLINQRHSTFFHRHCPGSSKTCLLMDGVVEIAWYCPAGKPNDIFTDCVAFCNLHGDAIAKEIQRDRLIEKASVNVILLPSLGKGDKSMAIVQELFKSSKPLICLLTEEDSVATEIKKGKYKMGLRDRNQSDVSEELKRIIRNNLSRPCCSFKLEDMAEYSGFRVDEDDEDCQVGKTNALQITDLLKEMELSKIKEEFLPCQGRMWHDWCQKNKDLYRLQGNLEMERSKIEHEMMQIRHHQHQVAFTELMQMFITSLRSLGEKEKSYFLKWVGILLDDLSSDELSDLHHKYDEKWSKVLALKKKHDKSEQLKMRQMELEKISEKLQAATFGFEHILREMGQIYEAHASVARQSKGESEVTVSYLPELAAELMISGHPMELMDGDAAHVPLMWINGVLDEVINKLGDQRVFVLSILGIQSTGKSTMLNAMFGLQFAVSAGRCTRGAFMQLVKVTEEMKDDFRFDYVLVIDTEGLRALELAGKATVHHDNELATFVIGLGNMTLINIFGENPAEMQDIIQIAVQAFMRMKKVNLSPSCVFVHQNVGDIMAGEKNMEGKRRLQDKLDEMTQLAAKEEDSNAECFSDVIAFDIQRDVKYFSQLWEGSPPMAPPNPCYSENVQELRKTILSKTSRSFGMTLSQFKSRIQDLWNALLTENFVFSFKNTLEIAVYRKLEIQYGKWIWALRSAMLTIENQLHNRIENGKLHMVERHYLVEEMRKTREEVDKSMEKYFDEDRDKEMLIQWRGRFQTKMCEFYDELVKGAKRKIEEVIQQRDARKKLDDKKTQYENKLFQKSKELASKLKDKAKDEKQLENEFNTLWGVWVAELTNDTPSIMDINILDDVTCILGEMGYELSLVHDRKSCGMYREICTLGSYLNYAIVSKHQDLFNDDQHSRDAQRKPNNDQLKKNNVWGAFKSFLGFKSPENKTIGQIGPSNILTYTDQELIRAFTNDVDKQSQMIIETKPIEKMGYNDSYMQEIATHVKESVKEFESKIRKYAFKKEFTIDLSLHVCELAGSKLADSHSKFRSNNDALTYLEQKRPQYNKIFKRYCKGSSSAAVLGELICNTLKESIVQAVYDQTAIDLAGEMQLSHPPFSGNRSNMENHILISLAEKENFDKFMTYIHNPRKHFEKFIREGVEKYMLTERSKVLALIEGNITAKEQRVSHALHTATKTVKNRNGDTNMWLKELSSALKDELKFVENHFSDFCDITDFDFLEEEVRKDLANRIIEINRSLSNVSLLAMKQFRERPGEILIKHFCDCCWVQCPFCKAICTNTMKGHKPKDHNVPFHRSKGIKGMHFRNTVEFSIDFCTTSVASNGRFYPSHESEDKYLWKEYRKAGPRFADWSITPDLSELPYWKWFVCRFQEDLERYYDLKFQGRGEIPIEWRKFTKQQAIESLK; encoded by the exons TTCCAGATAACTTGCCTGAAGATGGTGTTGCAAACAAAGAAAAG GAAGAAGAAAAGATACTCAAAGAAATCGGCGGGGGTTTAATACAAAAAAACATCCCAGAAAATAGACAACTAGCAAAAGTAGCAGAGCTCATGTGTAGACTTCACCTTCAAGATAAATATCAAGATAAGTTGACAACTGCAGACTTCCTGAACATTGGCTCTTCTGCTCAACATCAACATGAACCCCAAACAGAGAACAAACTTGCTCATACTTTCCTACAAAGGTTATTGATGCTGGACTACAGAGCCAGGTACATTCCTGTAAGAGATGAGAATAGTGAGATGCATGACACAAATGACAACAGAAATGATAATGCAGAAACAGAAGAAAGTGCCTTCGATGCCCTTTTCAACAAGAACACAGTCTCTGGTGATTTAAAGAGGAACACGCATGTTCACCCAATGGACGTCCAGATGGCAGTGTTTCACTGTTCAGACAGTTTCCTTCGGCAGTTCATGGTCACAAAGCTGTCCTTGTGTCAGTATGCCTTGCCTTTGCTTGTGCCAAATCCATTCACCAAAGAGATTGAATGCCCTTTGTGGACATTTCGACAAATCAGAAAAACCTGGAAGTCCACCAATGACTCTAATATAGTCACCAGCCAAAGTATGCCTATTTACAAGGCAGAAACACCAATGGTGTCATTCTTTAGGCTTGGTTCTGTGTCCTCATCTAAATCCCAGCTGATGAGCAACCTGATCAACCAACGTCACAGCACATTCTTCCACAGACACTGTCCAGGAAGCAGTAAAACCTGCCTCCTAATGGATGGGGTGGTAGAGATTGCATGGTATTGTCCTGCTGGGAAGCCCAATGATATTTTCACTGATTGTGTTGCATTCTGTAATCTCCATGGTGACGCAATTGCGAAAGAAATTCAGCGTGACAGACTGATTGAAAAAGCCTCAGTCAATGTTATCCTTTTACCAAGTCTTGGAAAAGGCGACAAAAGTATGGCAATCGTGCAGGAGCTGTTCAAGTCTTCTAAACCTCTGATATGTCTGCTCACTGAAGAGGATTCTGTTGCAACTGAAATTAAAAAGGGAAAGTACAAAATGGGTTTGAGAGACAGAAATCAGTCAGATGTGTCTGAGGAACTAAAAAGGATCATTAGAAATAATTTGTCAAGACCATGTTGCTCCTTCAAACTTGAGGACATGGCAGAGTACTCAGGGTTTAGAGTAGATGAGGATGATGAAGATTGCCAAGTAGGGAAGACTAATGCTCTGCAGATAACAGATCTGCTTAAGGAAATGGAACTGTCCAAGATCAAAGAAGAATTTCTTCCATGTCAAGGTAGGATGTGGCATGATTGGTGTCAAAAAAATAAAGACCTTTATCGTCTCCAAGGGAATCTAGAGATGGAAAGAAGTAAAATAGAACATGAAATGATGCAAATTCGACACCATCAACATCAAGTTGCCTTTACTGAACTCATGCAGATGTTTATCACAAGTCTACGATCTCTGGGAGAAAAAGAAAAATCATATTTCCTCAAGTGGGTAGGGATACTACTGGATGACCTGTCCTCAGATGAGCTCTCAGACCTTCATCACAAATATGATGAAAAGTGGTCCAAGGTCCTGGCTTTGAAAAAGAAgcatgataaatcagagcaactGAAAATGAGACAAATGGAGCTGGAAAAAATATCAGAGAAGCTGCAAGCAGCAACCTTCGGATTTGAACACATTCTGAGGGAAATGGGACAGATCTATGAAGCCCATGCATCTGTGGCCAGGCAAAGCAAAGGAGAAAGTGAGGTGACCGTGTCTTACCTTCCAGAGCTCGCGGCAGAACTTATGATATCGGGACACCCAATGGAACTAATGGATGGTGACGCAGCTCATGTGCCACTGATGTGGATTAATGGGGTTTTAGATGAAGTTATCAACAAACTAGGAGATCAGAGAGTTTTTGTTTTGTCCATTTTGGGAATCCAGAGCACTGGGAAATCTACAATGCTGAATGCAATGTTTGGACTGCAATTCGCAGTAAGTGCTGGAAGGTGTACCAGAGGTGCTTTCATGCAACTGGTGAAAGTGACCGAGGAGATGAAAGATGACTTTAGGTTTGACTATGTTCTTGTTATTGACACTGAGGGACTTCGAGCTTTAGAGTTGGCAGGAAAGGCAACAGTGCACCATGACAATGAACTTGCAACTTTTGTCATTGGCCTTGGAAACATGACCTTGATCAACATATTTGGAGAGAATCCTGCTGAGATGCAGGACATCATTCAGATAGCTGTTCAGGCCTTCATGAGGATGAAGAAAGTTAATCTGTCTCCaagttgtgtgtttgtgcaccaGAATGTTGGAGACATCATGGCTGGAGAGAAAAACATGGAGGGAAAGAGGCGCTTACAGGACAAACTAGACGAGATGACCCAGTTAGCTGCCAAAGAAGAGGACAGTAATGCAGAGTGTTTCAGCGATGTCATTGCATTTGACATACAAAGAGATGTGAAATACTTTTCCCAGCTGTGGGAGGGCAGCCCACCCATGGCCCCACCAAACCCATGTTACAGTGAGAATGTCCAGGAGCTAAGGAAAACAATCCTCTCTAAAACATCGAGGTCTTTTGGCATGACATTATCACAGTTCAAAAGCCGTATCCAAGACCTTTGGAATGCACTGCTGACTGAAAACTTTGTGTTCAGCTTCAAAAACACACTAGAAATTGCAGTTTACAGAAAACTTGAGATTCAGTATGGAAAATGGATCTGGGCTCTCAGGAGTGCCATGCTAACCATTGAAAATCAACTGCACAATCGAATCGAAAATGGAAAACTTCACATGGTTGAGAGACATTACCTTGTTGAAGAAATGAGAAAGACCCGTGAAGAAGTGGACAAATCAATGGAAAAGTACTTTGATgaagacagagataaagaaaTGTTGATTCAGTGGCGAGGGAGATTTCAAACCAAAATGTGTGAGTTTTATGATGAACTTGTGAAGGGAGCAAAAAGAAAGATAGAGGAGGTTATTCAGCAGAGGGATGCGCGCAAAAAGCTGGATGACAAGAAGACACAGTATGAAAACAAGCTCTTCCAAAAGAGCAAAGAACTTGCCTCAAAACTGAAGGACAAGGCAAAGGATGAAAAACAACTTGAGAATGAATTCAATACTCTTTGGGGGGTGTGGGTTGCCGAGTTGACCAATGATACACCTTCCATTATGGACATAAACATATTGGATGATGTGACTTGTATCCTTGGAGAGATGGGTTATGAATTGTCTCTTGTACATGATCGGAAAAGTTGCGGAATGTACCGTGAGATTTGTACCTTGGGGAGTTATTTGAACTATGCAATTGTATCCAAGCACCAAGATCTTTTTAATGACGATCAGCACTCAAGAGATGCTCAAAGGAAGCCAAACAATGACCAATTGAAGAAAAATAATGTGTGGGGTGCTTTTAAGAGTTTTTTGGGGTTTAAGTCTCCAGAGAACAAGACAATTGGCCAGATTGGTCCAAGCAACATTCTAACATACACAGATCAGGAATTGATAAGAGCATTCACCAATGATGTTGACAAACAAAGCCAGATGATAATCGAGACAAAGCCCATAGAAAAGATGGGATACAATGACAGTTACATGCAAGAAATAGCAACTCATGTCAAAGAAAGCGTGAAGGAATTTGAATCAAAGATTAGAAAATATGCATTCAAAAAGGAGTTTACGATTGATCTTTCACTTCATGTGTGTGAGCTTGCAGGAAGTAAGTTAGCAGATTCCCATAGCAAATTCAGAAGCAACAATGATGCCCTTACTTACCTGGAGCAGAAGAGGCCACAGTACAACAAGATTTTCAAGAGATACTGCAAAGGTTCCTCATCTGCAGCTGTGCTTGGTGAGTTAATTTGCAACACACTGAAAGAATCGATTGTACAGGCGGTCTATGACCAGACGGCCATTGACTTGGCTGGAGAAATGCAATTAAGTCACCCACCATTCAGTGGAAACAGGTCTAACATGGAGAACCACATCCTGATATCACTGGCGGAGAAGGAGAACTTTGACAAGTTCATGACCTACATTCACAACCCACGGAAACACTTTGAGAAATTTAttagagagggtgtagagaaaTACATGCTCACAGAAAGGTCCAAAGTCCTTGCCTTGATTGAAGGGAACATAACAGCTAAAGAGCAGCGTGTGAGCCATGCATTGCATACAGCAACAAAGACGGTCAAAAACAGGAATGGAGACACCAACATGTGGCTTAAAGAGCTTTCCAGTGCTCTAAAAGATGAGCTGAAATTTGTTGAAAATCATTTCAGTGATTTCTGTGACATAACTGACTTTGACTTCCTCGAAGAAGAGGTAAGGAAAGATCTTGCCAACAGAATCATAGAGATCAACAGAAGCCTCAGCAATGTATCACTCCTGGCCATGAAGCAGTTCAGGGAGAGGCCAGGTGAGATTCTGATCAAACACTTTTGTGATTGCTGCTGGGTACAGTGTCCCTTCTGTAAAGCCATTTGCACAAACACCATGAAGGGGCACAAACCGAAGGATCACAATGTCCCCTTTCATCGCTCTAAAGGAATCAAAGGAATGCACTTcagaaacacagtagaatttAGCATTGATTTTTGTACAACTTCAGTAGCAAGTAATGGCCGGTTTTACCCATCCCATGAATCAGAGGATAAATATCTTTGGAAAGAATACAGAAAAGCTGGCCCAAGATTTGCTGATTGGAGCATCACACCAGACCTCTCTGAACTTCCGTACTGGAAGTGGTTTGTTTGTCGATTTCAAGAAGATCTGGAAAGGTATTATGACCTAAAATTCCAGGGCAGAGGTGAAATTCCAATAGAATGGAGGAAGTTCACAAAACAGCAAGCTATTGAAAGCTTAAAGTAA